Proteins encoded by one window of Erythrobacter sp.:
- the egtD gene encoding L-histidine N(alpha)-methyltransferase, translating to MSEQAGIRLVDLDADGVDRAFRADVLKGLAQEQKAIPARWFYDERGSQLFEDITGVPEYYPTRAETEILSNKGEQFAKLIGPGRAVVEFGSGSSVKTPLLLSAIAPGAYVPLDISGDFLRAAAADLAAKFPGLPVHPVEADFTKRVQLPEEVAGLPKLGFFPGSTIGNMVPRTAVDLLREMRATLGDGSLLLIGMDLIKDRKVLEAAYDDAAGVTAAFNRNLITRINRELSGTIPEDAFRHEARWVDIYARIEMHLVATRDVQFTVSGKEFSMRAGESIHTENSHKFGKRSANMLLLAGHWTPVKRWTDSADRFSLVLAQATIPRSAP from the coding sequence ATGAGCGAACAAGCGGGCATTCGCCTCGTCGATCTGGACGCCGATGGTGTGGACCGCGCCTTCCGCGCCGACGTGCTGAAAGGCTTGGCGCAGGAGCAGAAAGCCATCCCGGCGCGATGGTTCTATGACGAGCGGGGTTCGCAGCTGTTCGAGGATATTACCGGCGTCCCCGAATATTACCCGACCCGTGCCGAAACCGAGATCCTTTCGAACAAGGGCGAGCAGTTCGCCAAGCTGATCGGGCCGGGACGGGCAGTGGTTGAATTCGGCTCCGGCTCTTCGGTCAAGACCCCGCTGCTGCTCTCTGCCATTGCGCCGGGTGCCTATGTGCCGCTCGATATCTCGGGCGATTTCCTGCGCGCCGCCGCTGCCGATCTGGCCGCCAAGTTCCCCGGCCTGCCGGTACATCCGGTCGAGGCTGATTTCACCAAGCGGGTGCAGTTGCCGGAAGAAGTGGCAGGCCTGCCCAAGCTCGGCTTCTTCCCCGGCTCTACCATTGGCAACATGGTGCCGCGCACGGCGGTCGACCTGCTGCGCGAAATGCGCGCCACCCTGGGCGACGGCTCGCTGCTGCTGATCGGGATGGACCTGATCAAGGACCGCAAGGTGCTCGAAGCTGCCTATGACGATGCCGCAGGCGTGACCGCCGCGTTCAACCGCAACCTCATCACCCGCATCAACCGCGAGCTTTCGGGCACCATCCCCGAAGACGCCTTCCGCCACGAAGCACGCTGGGTGGATATCTACGCCCGGATCGAGATGCACCTCGTCGCCACCCGCGACGTGCAGTTCACCGTTTCGGGCAAGGAATTCTCCATGCGGGCGGGCGAATCGATCCACACGGAAAACAGCCACAAGTTCGGCAAGCGCAGCGCCAATATGCTGCTGCTGGCCGGGCACTGGACTCCGGTAAAGCGGTGGACCGACAGCGCGGACCGCTTCTCGCTGGTGCTCGCCCAAGCCACGATCCCGCGCAGCGCGCCCTGA
- a CDS encoding glycoside hydrolase, with product MTKKFALAVACSIMALTACASTPQVPEPQVSTSQPVAGDVLLAGFRDPPNAARPRVWWHWMNGNITQEGIAADLAWMQQVGIGGVQNFDANLATPQVVDQRLIYMEPAWQEAFRFAGTRAEELGLEMAIAASPGWSETGGPWVPPEDGLKKLVWSETIVEGGAPFTGTLPLPPSTTGPFLDIPRQPSLSELMGGGSMFRPDADPATPRAYGDVRVIAFPAPAASALAAPRVSISSGESVDLAPISDGSLATAVTIARPADGTPLTLRFDYPAPQTVSAIRSFVPGSAAMFLGAMFAPYLEASDNGTDWTRVADLQLLPTQTTASFAPVNAQHFRVVFAPGEFGIASMAPPAPGAIGGGPAAIGGMVATMPINIAEMVLLDEPVIDHFEAKAGFEIERDYYHLGTIDDQASAVDPASVIDLTAQMRPDGTLDWAPPPGRWKVLRLGWSLLGTTNHPATPEATGLEVDKYDGPAVRRYLEHYLGMYADALDAPIAQQDMLDAILTDSIEVGAANWTPRMIEQFTALRGYDPLPWLPALTGTIVGSRAESDRFLYDYRRTLADLLASEHYGTVAQVAHENGLIVYGEALENGRPSLGDDLSMRSHADIPMAAMWTHSREDGPNPAHVYDIRGAASVANLYGRDFVAAESMTSAMQPWDHVPSYLKRIIDLEFVNGVNRPVIHTSVHQPEDDVVPGLSLFIFGQYFNRHESWAPLARPWVDYLSRTAYLLQQGRNVADVAYFYGEDAPPAALYQQGPAPAVPTAYAWDFVNPDSLGTILSVENGEVVSTGGARYRAIYLGGTSHMMTLPVLRNLAELVRSGATLIGTRPQATPSLADDTDEFAALADALWSGETGAGRVIASIDVEAAMASAGVAPAFRFTGGSPAARIPFVEREFDGGRLFFLSNLGAGAETIEARFRVTGKVPELWNSVTGTSSAVSYLVEGGETIIPLSLASDDSIFVVFREDSVAGGAAVAEPGVAVAARIDSPWTVSFQEGRRGPAPMQMSELVRWDESADPALRYFSGVASYANAFTTPRGWAAGEPLWIDLGEVHDLAEVWVNGERAGGLWRAPWRIDVGALARPGSNSIEVRVANRWVNRLIGDANLPQAERGTFTALPTYAPDAPLRPSGLVGPVQVLVAE from the coding sequence ATGACCAAGAAGTTTGCACTGGCAGTGGCCTGTTCGATCATGGCGCTGACAGCCTGCGCTAGCACCCCGCAAGTGCCAGAGCCGCAAGTCAGCACTTCGCAGCCGGTAGCCGGAGACGTGCTACTCGCCGGCTTTCGCGATCCCCCCAACGCCGCGCGCCCGCGCGTCTGGTGGCACTGGATGAACGGCAATATCACGCAGGAGGGCATCGCGGCGGACCTTGCGTGGATGCAGCAGGTCGGCATCGGCGGGGTGCAGAATTTCGACGCCAATCTCGCCACGCCGCAGGTGGTCGATCAGCGGCTCATCTACATGGAACCCGCTTGGCAGGAAGCGTTCCGCTTCGCAGGCACGCGGGCCGAGGAATTGGGGCTGGAAATGGCGATTGCCGCTTCGCCCGGCTGGTCCGAAACCGGGGGGCCGTGGGTGCCGCCGGAAGACGGGCTGAAGAAGCTGGTGTGGAGCGAGACGATTGTCGAGGGCGGTGCGCCGTTCACCGGCACCCTGCCGCTGCCACCCAGCACTACAGGGCCGTTTCTCGACATCCCCAGACAGCCGAGCCTGTCCGAACTGATGGGTGGCGGATCGATGTTCCGCCCCGACGCCGATCCCGCGACCCCGCGTGCCTACGGCGATGTGCGGGTGATCGCTTTTCCTGCGCCGGCTGCCAGCGCGCTGGCCGCGCCGCGTGTGAGCATATCGAGCGGGGAATCCGTCGATCTGGCCCCGATCAGCGACGGAAGCCTCGCCACTGCTGTGACTATCGCGCGCCCGGCTGACGGCACACCGCTCACCCTGCGGTTCGACTATCCCGCGCCACAGACGGTCAGCGCAATCCGCTCTTTCGTTCCGGGCTCGGCGGCGATGTTCCTCGGTGCGATGTTTGCGCCCTATCTGGAAGCCAGCGACAACGGGACCGACTGGACCCGCGTTGCCGACCTGCAACTACTGCCGACGCAGACCACGGCCAGCTTTGCGCCTGTGAACGCGCAGCATTTCCGCGTCGTCTTCGCGCCGGGGGAATTCGGCATCGCATCGATGGCTCCTCCGGCTCCCGGCGCGATTGGCGGCGGACCGGCAGCCATCGGGGGGATGGTCGCCACCATGCCCATCAACATTGCCGAAATGGTGTTGCTGGATGAGCCGGTGATCGACCACTTCGAAGCCAAGGCCGGGTTCGAGATCGAACGCGATTACTACCACCTTGGCACCATCGATGACCAGGCCTCCGCCGTCGATCCCGCCAGCGTGATCGACTTGACAGCGCAGATGCGCCCCGATGGCACGCTCGACTGGGCCCCGCCTCCCGGTCGCTGGAAAGTGCTGCGGCTGGGTTGGTCGCTGCTGGGCACCACCAACCACCCGGCCACGCCCGAAGCCACCGGGCTGGAAGTGGACAAGTATGACGGCCCCGCCGTGCGCCGCTATCTTGAGCATTATCTGGGCATGTATGCCGACGCGCTCGACGCGCCGATTGCCCAGCAGGACATGCTCGATGCCATCCTGACCGATTCCATCGAGGTGGGCGCGGCCAACTGGACCCCGCGCATGATCGAGCAGTTCACTGCCTTGCGCGGCTATGATCCGCTGCCTTGGCTGCCTGCGCTGACCGGAACGATCGTCGGCAGCCGCGCGGAGAGCGATCGCTTCCTCTATGACTACCGTCGCACTCTCGCCGATCTGCTCGCCAGCGAACATTACGGCACTGTGGCGCAGGTGGCGCACGAAAATGGCCTGATCGTCTATGGCGAGGCGCTGGAGAACGGTCGTCCGTCGCTGGGAGACGATTTGTCGATGCGCTCCCACGCCGACATTCCGATGGCGGCGATGTGGACCCACAGCCGCGAGGACGGCCCGAATCCGGCCCACGTCTACGATATCCGCGGTGCGGCCTCGGTCGCCAATCTGTACGGACGCGACTTCGTGGCGGCGGAAAGCATGACTTCGGCGATGCAGCCGTGGGATCATGTGCCGAGTTACCTGAAGCGGATCATTGATCTCGAATTCGTCAACGGCGTCAACCGTCCCGTGATCCACACCTCGGTGCACCAGCCGGAGGACGACGTGGTGCCCGGCCTGTCGCTTTTCATTTTCGGCCAGTACTTCAACCGCCACGAAAGCTGGGCTCCGCTGGCGCGGCCGTGGGTCGATTACCTCTCGCGCACGGCCTATCTGCTGCAACAGGGCCGCAACGTGGCCGATGTCGCCTACTTCTACGGCGAAGACGCGCCGCCCGCTGCGCTGTATCAGCAGGGTCCGGCGCCCGCTGTGCCGACGGCGTACGCATGGGATTTCGTCAACCCGGACAGCCTGGGCACGATCTTGTCGGTCGAAAATGGCGAGGTGGTTTCCACCGGGGGCGCGCGGTATCGGGCGATCTACCTGGGCGGAACCTCGCACATGATGACGCTGCCGGTACTGCGCAATCTGGCGGAGCTGGTGCGGAGCGGGGCGACGCTGATCGGCACGCGGCCGCAAGCGACGCCGAGCCTGGCCGACGATACCGACGAATTTGCCGCGCTCGCCGATGCGCTGTGGTCCGGCGAGACCGGGGCGGGGAGGGTAATCGCTTCCATCGATGTCGAAGCGGCGATGGCATCTGCGGGCGTTGCCCCGGCTTTCCGCTTCACCGGCGGCAGTCCGGCTGCGCGGATCCCGTTCGTTGAGCGCGAATTCGATGGAGGACGCTTGTTCTTCCTCAGCAATCTGGGCGCGGGCGCGGAGACCATCGAAGCGCGCTTCCGCGTCACCGGTAAGGTTCCTGAACTTTGGAACAGTGTGACCGGAACTTCATCGGCGGTGAGTTATCTGGTCGAGGGCGGCGAAACGATCATCCCGCTTTCGCTAGCGAGTGATGATTCGATTTTCGTCGTCTTCCGTGAAGACAGCGTAGCAGGCGGTGCTGCCGTCGCGGAACCGGGGGTGGCTGTTGCCGCCAGGATCGACAGCCCGTGGACGGTCAGCTTCCAGGAAGGCCGCCGTGGTCCCGCGCCAATGCAGATGAGCGAACTGGTTCGCTGGGACGAGTCCGCCGATCCGGCGCTGCGTTATTTCTCCGGCGTGGCGAGCTATGCCAACGCCTTCACCACACCCCGCGGCTGGGCGGCGGGCGAACCATTGTGGATCGATCTGGGCGAAGTCCATGACCTGGCCGAAGTGTGGGTCAATGGCGAGCGGGCAGGCGGGCTTTGGCGCGCGCCGTGGCGGATCGATGTCGGCGCGCTGGCGCGACCGGGCAGCAACAGCATCGAAGTGCGCGTAGCCAATCGCTGGGTCAATCGGCTGATCGGGGACGCAAACCTGCCCCAAGCCGAGCGCGGCACTTTCACCGCCCTGCCGACCTACGCCCCCGATGCGCCGCTGCGTCCGTCGGGCTTGGTGGGGCCGGTGCAGGTACTGGTCGCGGAGTGA
- a CDS encoding TIGR02281 family clan AA aspartic protease gives MDLAPIFDQLAHSIREIPRSGLLLAAMIAMLAGLIGSLLMARVPLLGKLLRLGSTVALVGVLLLVVLQLSRLDPRFSIAVPEIGLPEQVVVGTETRVPMHVDGHYWLEADVNGHRAAFLVDTGATLTAVSEDTARAAGLEERDGGLPIRLNTANGTVAAYMTNIDSLRFGNVAANGLDAVIAPGLGGTNVIGMNLLSRLASVRIEANELILTPNNPQPPLPPAP, from the coding sequence ATGGACCTCGCCCCGATCTTCGACCAGCTGGCGCATTCGATCCGCGAAATCCCGCGCTCGGGGTTGCTGCTGGCGGCAATGATCGCGATGCTTGCCGGTTTGATCGGTTCGCTCCTGATGGCGCGGGTGCCGCTACTAGGCAAACTGCTCCGGCTCGGCAGCACCGTTGCGCTGGTTGGCGTGTTGCTGCTGGTCGTGCTGCAATTGTCGCGGCTCGATCCGCGCTTTTCGATCGCAGTCCCCGAGATCGGCCTGCCCGAACAGGTGGTGGTAGGGACGGAAACCCGTGTGCCGATGCATGTTGACGGGCACTACTGGTTGGAGGCCGACGTGAACGGGCACCGCGCGGCCTTCCTTGTCGATACCGGAGCAACGCTGACGGCAGTGTCCGAAGATACCGCCCGTGCCGCCGGTCTGGAAGAGCGTGACGGCGGCCTGCCCATCCGCCTCAACACCGCGAATGGCACTGTTGCCGCCTACATGACCAATATCGACAGCCTACGCTTCGGCAATGTCGCCGCCAACGGGCTGGACGCGGTGATCGCGCCAGGGCTGGGCGGCACCAATGTCATCGGTATGAACCTGCTTTCGCGGCTGGCCTCTGTGCGGATCGAGGCAAACGAGTTGATCCTAACCCCCAATAATCCACAACCACCCTTGCCGCCTGCGCCCTAG
- a CDS encoding lipopolysaccharide biosynthesis protein, giving the protein MIRRALTNTGWLMGARGINAVLSLVYLAIATRVLGLDRFGQFVIAFSFAQIVVGFASFQTWQSIIRWGQDIEGRKTVTGFALALDAVTIVVGTTVSGLLLAFAGDWLPIPEPQRMATFIFTVVSLVSIRSTPTGLLRLHDRYARAAAADATTSMVRVIGALFITVVTPSIQSFLIVWALAELATAAMYWRMAATTEPIHWRRFSLTRLPSERRAAGEKSWSFVIGTSLTGTLTVASRQLMVLLVGTLGGPALAGIYRVASQLGEGLLKLAQALLRATYPELVREPDKAKAIAAQITRIAIITGAAVIVVALLAGQWVIMAVAGGAYLAAYIPMVLLAAAAALELAGASLEALLVARGKAITNFLLRGIPTFIAIGALPWLVEWWGATGAALAVLAASAVSVTGFVIATRESQKEQSN; this is encoded by the coding sequence ATGATCCGCCGCGCTCTAACCAACACCGGCTGGCTGATGGGCGCGCGGGGCATCAATGCGGTGCTCAGCCTGGTTTATCTGGCGATCGCGACCCGCGTTTTGGGGCTGGACCGGTTCGGCCAGTTCGTGATCGCCTTCTCCTTCGCGCAGATCGTGGTCGGGTTCGCCAGTTTCCAGACCTGGCAATCGATCATCCGTTGGGGGCAGGATATCGAAGGACGCAAGACAGTTACCGGCTTCGCGCTCGCGCTTGATGCGGTGACTATTGTCGTCGGCACTACAGTCTCCGGACTGTTGCTCGCCTTCGCCGGAGACTGGCTGCCGATTCCGGAACCGCAACGGATGGCAACCTTCATCTTCACCGTCGTTTCGCTGGTCTCGATCCGTTCCACGCCGACAGGGCTGCTGCGGCTGCATGATCGCTACGCCCGCGCCGCGGCTGCCGATGCCACGACCAGCATGGTGCGGGTGATCGGGGCGCTGTTCATCACCGTTGTGACGCCTAGCATCCAGTCGTTCCTGATCGTCTGGGCGCTGGCGGAGCTGGCTACGGCAGCCATGTACTGGCGGATGGCCGCGACTACCGAGCCGATCCACTGGCGCCGCTTCAGCCTGACCCGCCTCCCAAGTGAACGGCGGGCAGCTGGCGAGAAATCGTGGAGCTTCGTGATCGGCACGAGCCTGACCGGAACGCTGACCGTGGCGAGCCGCCAATTGATGGTGTTGCTGGTGGGCACGCTCGGCGGCCCGGCGCTAGCAGGGATATACCGCGTCGCATCGCAGCTCGGCGAAGGATTGCTCAAGCTGGCGCAGGCGCTGCTGCGTGCGACTTACCCTGAACTGGTGCGAGAGCCTGACAAGGCCAAGGCCATTGCCGCGCAGATCACCCGCATCGCCATCATCACCGGTGCGGCTGTAATCGTCGTCGCGCTGTTGGCGGGGCAGTGGGTTATCATGGCCGTCGCAGGCGGTGCATATCTCGCGGCCTATATCCCGATGGTGCTTTTGGCTGCGGCGGCGGCGCTTGAACTGGCCGGAGCGAGTCTGGAAGCGCTGCTGGTGGCGCGTGGAAAGGCGATTACCAACTTCTTGCTCCGCGGCATTCCCACCTTCATCGCTATCGGCGCATTGCCGTGGCTGGTCGAATGGTGGGGCGCGACCGGTGCGGCGCTGGCGGTGCTGGCAGCGAGCGCGGTCAGCGTGACCGGCTTTGTCATCGCAACGCGCGAGTCCCAGAAAGAACAGAGTAATTAG
- a CDS encoding TonB-dependent receptor → MRFSAMRVSLLCSALAGSAFAIAPTAYAQDAGQAAQEEEAEGTIFVTARRRDESLLDVPVPVSVATQEQLERAQVSNLDDLQRLTPALEISQTSGGESNGGARLRGLGTGVFNTSVAPSVAFIIDDVSVGNLSFPLLYDLAQVEVLRGPQGTLFGQGASAGVIKIQTVEPSLTEISINGGFEFADKGTAGSEFGNLILRAGLNLPLSDNVGLRIASQFQRETGLQRNTFTGEDNEITDFGVRAKLLMLLGDRTEVRLNAEYVNRIDDAWTFQAYPVAPPSGAAALLTACGVTPSPRLEEYCSEFPGYQAKAAYGISLNVEHELTDELSITSVTAYRARDFRTDSVDFTRLVGVPSANRENINADGKQFSQELRFSYVGDSFDVIFGGFYQDFSADTSPSIDGPFNQTTPGDRIGFSVCPYAGNFAIPGGPIAGFYGCTPFVYGLGNPTVRFEFEENETQVWALFADATVELGDQVSLFGGLRYNNVENYFGVAFDQLVADVVGNTNDEDISGRIGISYEPTPDLSFYSSAARGYKPPAVALVPGNLQPIFLDPETSTAFELGGRLALGRMLLSGNLFYTELENYQSQTSALVAGQLISVASNIPAVESYGLELDLSGQVSDSLFLSIGYQFNSATYPDSFLGDDGVEVGGEQLSNAPKHKIVLSGEYSFPLFGETEGFLNGNLVYKSDTRIGNYGGDQYVFPAGELINVGAGIRDIDRGWTLSVFARNLTAQREPVSYLPSVFAGSRDGGLRGWPGANRTARAVGITGSFQF, encoded by the coding sequence ATGCGTTTTTCCGCAATGAGAGTGAGTCTGCTGTGTTCGGCGCTGGCCGGATCGGCCTTTGCCATCGCGCCGACCGCCTATGCACAGGATGCCGGACAGGCTGCACAGGAAGAGGAAGCAGAAGGTACGATCTTCGTCACCGCACGTCGCCGCGACGAAAGTCTTCTGGACGTTCCGGTTCCCGTCAGCGTGGCGACGCAAGAGCAACTGGAGCGTGCGCAGGTCAGCAATCTCGACGACCTTCAGCGGCTCACTCCCGCCCTCGAAATCAGCCAGACATCAGGCGGTGAGTCCAACGGGGGCGCACGGCTTCGCGGATTGGGAACCGGCGTCTTCAATACCAGCGTTGCCCCATCGGTCGCCTTCATCATCGACGATGTTTCCGTCGGAAACCTCTCGTTCCCTCTCCTGTACGACCTGGCGCAGGTCGAGGTTCTGCGCGGACCGCAGGGGACGCTGTTCGGCCAAGGAGCGTCCGCCGGGGTGATCAAGATCCAGACAGTCGAGCCCAGTTTGACTGAAATCAGCATCAACGGCGGGTTTGAGTTCGCTGACAAGGGAACTGCCGGTTCGGAATTCGGGAACCTGATCCTGCGCGCCGGGCTTAACTTGCCGCTGAGCGATAATGTGGGGTTGCGGATTGCATCGCAGTTTCAGCGGGAAACCGGCTTGCAACGGAATACCTTCACGGGTGAGGACAACGAAATCACCGATTTCGGCGTGCGTGCCAAGCTGCTGATGTTGCTGGGTGATCGCACCGAAGTGCGTCTCAACGCCGAGTATGTGAACCGTATCGATGATGCGTGGACGTTCCAGGCCTATCCGGTGGCTCCTCCCAGCGGAGCTGCTGCCCTGCTGACGGCCTGCGGCGTTACACCTTCGCCCCGGCTTGAGGAGTACTGCTCCGAATTCCCGGGATATCAGGCCAAAGCCGCATACGGCATATCGCTGAACGTCGAGCACGAGTTGACCGACGAACTGTCGATAACCTCGGTTACTGCCTACCGGGCGCGCGACTTCCGGACGGATTCGGTCGATTTTACCAGGCTGGTGGGGGTCCCCTCCGCCAATCGGGAAAATATCAATGCCGATGGAAAGCAGTTCAGCCAGGAACTGCGCTTCTCCTACGTTGGCGACAGTTTCGACGTCATCTTTGGCGGTTTCTATCAGGATTTTTCCGCCGATACCTCCCCATCGATCGATGGACCGTTCAACCAGACCACTCCGGGTGATCGCATCGGCTTCAGCGTTTGCCCCTACGCGGGCAATTTCGCAATTCCCGGCGGTCCGATTGCAGGCTTCTACGGCTGTACCCCGTTCGTCTACGGCTTAGGTAATCCCACGGTACGGTTCGAGTTCGAAGAGAACGAAACTCAGGTTTGGGCTCTTTTTGCCGATGCCACGGTAGAACTGGGCGATCAGGTTTCGCTGTTCGGGGGCTTGCGCTACAATAATGTCGAAAATTATTTCGGCGTCGCTTTCGATCAACTGGTCGCCGATGTCGTCGGCAATACAAACGACGAGGACATTTCCGGGCGCATCGGTATCAGCTACGAGCCGACGCCGGACCTGAGTTTCTACAGCTCGGCCGCGCGGGGATACAAGCCACCTGCGGTGGCCCTGGTGCCGGGGAATCTCCAACCGATTTTCCTGGACCCCGAAACGTCAACTGCATTCGAGCTGGGTGGGCGCCTGGCTCTCGGACGGATGCTTCTCTCCGGAAACCTGTTCTACACTGAGCTGGAGAACTATCAGTCACAGACATCGGCCTTGGTTGCAGGGCAGCTCATTTCGGTCGCCTCGAACATCCCTGCCGTTGAATCATATGGTCTGGAACTCGACTTGTCCGGTCAAGTCAGTGACAGTCTATTCCTGAGTATCGGTTACCAATTCAACAGTGCGACCTACCCGGACAGTTTCCTCGGCGACGATGGAGTCGAGGTCGGCGGGGAACAACTTTCGAACGCTCCAAAGCACAAAATTGTTCTTTCTGGCGAATACAGCTTCCCGCTGTTCGGCGAAACCGAAGGATTTCTGAACGGGAATCTGGTCTACAAGAGCGATACCCGTATCGGGAATTATGGTGGCGACCAGTACGTGTTTCCCGCTGGCGAGTTGATCAACGTGGGTGCGGGCATTCGCGATATCGATCGGGGATGGACACTTTCGGTATTCGCCCGCAATCTCACCGCTCAGCGCGAACCGGTCAGCTATCTGCCAAGCGTCTTTGCCGGAAGCAGGGACGGAGGCCTGCGCGGGTGGCCGGGCGCCAACCGGACAGCGCGTGCCGTGGGCATTACGGGTAGCTTCCAGTTCTAG
- a CDS encoding NAD-dependent succinate-semialdehyde dehydrogenase gives MPMQLSDLIRSHCLIGGEWCEADDGATLPVEDPASGEIITTVPRMGKAETDRAIAAAAAALPAWRVRTAGDRAKVLRRLFDLMIENKHLLGELLTREQGKPLAEAEGEIAYSASFIEWFAEEGKRAYGEVIPSHAADRRIVTLRQPIGVVGAITPWNFPSAMIGRKLGPALAAGCTVVLKPASQTPLSALAIGVLAEQAGLPAGVLNIVTGSAKDIGGAITASPVVRKISFTGSTEVGRELMRQSADTIKKLSLELGGNAPFIVFDDADLDAAVEGAVISKFRNGGQTCVCTNRFYVQSGVYEEFARKLTARVAGLKLGSGMDKGVDIGPLIDEAAVEKVEEHLADAIAGGAQVTTGGKRSELGRTWFEPTVLTGVTQDMQVAREETFGPLAALVKFEEEGDAIAMANDTEFGLAGYFYARDIGRIWRVAEAMETGIVGINTGLISTEVAPFGGVKQSGLGREGSRHGLDDFLEIKYLCMGL, from the coding sequence TTGCCGATGCAGCTATCCGACCTGATTCGCAGCCACTGCCTGATCGGCGGCGAATGGTGCGAAGCCGATGATGGGGCAACGCTGCCGGTGGAAGATCCGGCGAGCGGAGAGATCATCACAACCGTCCCGCGCATGGGGAAGGCAGAAACCGACCGCGCTATCGCCGCCGCTGCCGCCGCATTGCCCGCATGGCGCGTGCGCACGGCGGGCGATCGCGCGAAAGTACTGCGCCGCCTGTTCGATCTGATGATCGAAAACAAGCATTTGCTGGGCGAACTTCTGACGCGCGAGCAAGGCAAGCCGCTTGCCGAAGCGGAAGGCGAAATCGCCTATTCGGCCAGCTTCATCGAATGGTTCGCCGAGGAGGGGAAGCGCGCCTATGGCGAGGTTATCCCATCCCACGCGGCAGACCGGCGGATTGTCACACTGCGCCAGCCGATCGGGGTGGTGGGCGCGATTACGCCGTGGAATTTCCCTTCGGCGATGATCGGGCGCAAGCTCGGCCCGGCGCTTGCGGCGGGCTGTACGGTGGTGCTCAAGCCCGCTTCGCAGACCCCGCTTTCGGCGCTCGCCATCGGTGTTCTGGCCGAACAGGCGGGGCTTCCCGCGGGCGTTCTGAACATCGTCACCGGCAGCGCGAAGGATATCGGCGGGGCGATCACCGCCAGCCCGGTCGTGCGCAAGATCAGCTTTACCGGATCGACCGAGGTCGGTCGCGAACTGATGCGGCAGAGCGCGGACACGATCAAGAAGCTGTCGCTGGAACTCGGCGGCAACGCGCCTTTCATCGTGTTCGACGATGCCGATCTGGATGCGGCGGTGGAAGGCGCAGTGATTTCCAAGTTCCGCAACGGAGGGCAGACCTGTGTCTGCACCAACAGGTTCTATGTGCAGTCAGGGGTTTACGAAGAGTTCGCCCGCAAACTCACAGCGCGGGTGGCCGGATTGAAGCTGGGGTCCGGGATGGACAAGGGCGTTGATATCGGTCCGTTGATCGATGAGGCGGCGGTCGAGAAGGTGGAGGAACACCTCGCCGATGCCATAGCTGGCGGTGCGCAGGTCACAACCGGCGGCAAGCGCAGCGAACTGGGCCGCACATGGTTCGAACCCACCGTGCTCACCGGCGTGACACAGGACATGCAAGTGGCGCGCGAAGAGACCTTCGGGCCGCTGGCGGCGCTGGTGAAGTTCGAGGAGGAAGGTGATGCCATCGCTATGGCGAACGATACTGAATTCGGACTGGCGGGGTACTTCTACGCCCGCGATATCGGTCGGATCTGGCGCGTTGCCGAGGCAATGGAGACGGGGATCGTGGGAATCAATACAGGGCTGATCTCCACCGAAGTCGCGCCTTTTGGTGGTGTCAAGCAATCGGGGCTGGGACGCGAGGGATCGCGGCACGGGCTGGATGACTTCTTGGAAATCAAATACCTGTGCATGGGTCTTTAA
- a CDS encoding MaoC family dehydratase, with protein sequence MAGRFFEEWQVGDTIAHEIRRTVTETDNLLFSTMTHNPQPLHIDAEAARASEFGQILVNGTFTFALMVGLSVSETTLGTLVANLGYDKLLHPKPTFLGDTLRAETEVVEKRESKSRPGSGIVTFKHRLLNQRDEVACECLRMALIRGRQA encoded by the coding sequence ATGGCGGGCAGGTTCTTTGAAGAATGGCAGGTGGGGGACACCATCGCGCACGAAATCCGGCGCACGGTGACCGAGACCGACAATCTGCTGTTCTCCACCATGACCCACAATCCGCAGCCGCTGCACATTGATGCCGAAGCCGCGCGGGCGAGCGAGTTCGGTCAGATCCTCGTTAACGGGACTTTTACTTTCGCGCTGATGGTCGGCCTGTCGGTCAGCGAGACCACGCTGGGCACGCTGGTTGCCAATCTGGGCTATGACAAGCTGCTGCATCCCAAGCCGACGTTTCTGGGCGACACCCTGCGCGCCGAAACCGAGGTGGTGGAAAAGCGCGAAAGCAAGTCGCGGCCCGGTTCGGGGATCGTCACGTTCAAGCATCGTCTGCTCAACCAGCGTGACGAGGTGGCTTGCGAATGCCTGCGGATGGCGCTGATCCGGGGTCGTCAGGCCTGA